The genome window CGGCCAAATAGCATTCCGTTCCGCGTGTAGTAGTCCAGCACAAATACGTATCTGTAATTACAACCCTAAAGGTACAGGTACACGAAGTCATCTCTTCACCGAGATCAGATAAATTAATGATGGGGAGAGTTGGTCCAATTTTTGCACTGAATGATGAATTCCCATATATTAACCGAAGGGCATCTCACTTCCCCCATCCTGAAAACAAAGATGAAAGAGAGTTCAGTGCAACGCTCAGCAATCTTAATCCCAAAAAATTTGCCGCAAAAATTTTTCAGTATAACATGCAGAAGGAAAATGACGTCTTCTAGTTTTACAAGAATttatgtcgtttggactgacGCACACCAAATGCAGTGAGGAAACATGGCTGGATGGCAATTAGAGAAAATCCTCAACTAACATATCATGATATCGAGTCTCACAACTAACAGGATTATGGTAAAAGCATTGCCACATCTGAAGTAccctccgtcccaaaatagtattcgttttagctcttaatttttgtgtctatattcaaatggatgataatgaatctagacacatatattaAACACAAATATTAAGTATTTTACTAATCCATTAATTTCTAAAACGAATATCGATTTGGGACAGAGGGAGTATGACATACTTTAAACTCGATCCAGTCAGAATGGATGGGTTTTGACACATACAAATGAAACTACTACATTATAGTGCCAACAGCATATGTAATAGTCCTTCAAATTATGTCCTGTAAAATCTGAATACACAAAAACAAATCCATCTTCATTGCCAGTAACGACCTGCCTAATCCTCCAGGAACTAGACATGCCGAATCACATGCTAGTTTGAATAAGAAAGGAAATAAAATGCATCCCAGATAGTACTTGGTGCGTTAATCATGACACATGCCAGTATATGTCAAGGCATCAACAATTTGACAGTAACTTGCTAGTACAAGCCGAATATTACAATCCAAGAGGCCAACAGGAAAGCAGTGAAACCGGATTTCCAAATTTGCATCTGTCCCACACATAGCTATCCAAATCCAATTAATTTTCTATCATTAATTATATCACATAACACACTTACTCTCAAAACTACAGCAAACTTGCATTGTGACTGCTGAGTGCTGACTGGATAGTCAAGCTGGGAAGGAAATATGACAACCTCAGTCTGAGGCCGAGAAATATATAGTGTCTAGCTGGCCACCAACACAATACAAGGAAACCTGATCATCTATCATGTTTGGTTCTATGTTACGTTCATTACCGCACTCATGAAtccaaattggtttgacaactgagATCCACAAAACTACAAGAGCAAGAGGTCCAAGCGCTGTGCTTACAATTTTGTGCAGTTCATGCAATATTGGAACAGCAGCTGGCagtgctgtcaaagaaccaatGGAAACCACTAAAATGAAATACCAATACTTTATAGCTAAATAAATTCAGAACTACACCATTCCAGGAATGTCAGATATTTGTTGTTTGTCAGTTATACTTTTGGCTGTCACTTATGTTTCCACTTTACAAAAACACATTTGTTCCTCTTAGATACTGTAGTATTGCAAATCAACGGCCTTTCAGTATTTCAGCATTAGTTCAACCCATAATCATATTTAGAGCTGTAGGAATTTCACCTGTCAGATGGGTAGAACTCTGTGGAAGTGAATCCCTGGTGCTCAGAACGAGTTCATTTCAAGGCAATATGCCCTTCTCTTGAGGAGCACCTTTGCCGCAGTCCGATATGGCTCCTCAAAGGCCTCTGAAATCCAGCATGTACCAGCAGGACCTGCAACCCCTTGGCCCTCCCTCAAGGCATCCTCGCTTGGTCTGATCGCCACTAGTGTTGCACCTTTCAGCAGCGTTCCCCCAGGCAGTTCAATGAGTGGTGCGTAGTGCAGACGCATACTGAGTGCCGGCATGAGTGTGCGGTGCGAGCTCCCTGATGGAGAGACGGGCCGCACCCGCAGTTCCTGCAGCTGCCTCTTGTCCATGGTGAGCACCCCTTGCCCGTCGGCATCTGTCAGGTCCAAGCTCTCAAGCGTTCCGTGATTACAGATAATCGGGTGCAGCAAGTAATGCCTCGCCGACGCGGCAATCAGGGAGCTGATGGTCCAGACAACGCGGAGCTTAAGCCCTCCATTTGTGTAGAGAGAATCAGGCAGGCTCCCCGGCTCTTCAGTCTCCCTACCGGTATCGGGAGCGGCGGCCGCGCTGTCGGCCGCAGCAGTTTCCGCCTGAGCGGACCCTGCCGGCGATTTGGACGAGACCGACGAGGCGCCGAGGATCACGCAGCTGCCGAGGGTGGAGCCGAAGTCGGCCTTCCACTTAAGGAGCACGCCGTCGTCAATGCCGAGCTCGCCCGTGGGCAGCTCGATGTGAAGGCGCCGCAGCTCCCTGAAGGAGCGGAGCACCTCGGAGGGCGAGTGGTGGGAGACGTCCGCAACGGGCGCGGGCGGCGGGGAAGCGGGAAGTGGCTCGGAGCGCCGGGAGACGGTCGCCGCGGCGGAGGAGAGGATCTGGCCGAGCGCGTGGATGGGCCTAGCGACGCCGCCGAGCAGGGCGCGCGCGACGCGCGCGAGCGCGCCGCGCCCGCGCGCGGTTGGCGCCGGCGCCTGGTGCGGCGGGGAGCCCGGTGCGGCGCCCGCGGAGGAGGAAGAGGGTGGGTCGTCGGGGATGACGCAGTCGACGCGGACGAAGACGGAGTCGACGAGCGGCACGAGCGCGTGGAAGCGGCGCGAGACGAGGGCGCAGCGGCCGAGCGCCTTGACGTCGCCGATGCGGTTGAGGACGTCGAGCAGCACCGCGTCGTGGAGCCGCTCGAAGTGGTCCGCGGCCTCGGGCCCGCCGCACGGgcacccctcctcctcctcctcctgctgctgctgctgccgccgcggcGCCGCCTCCATCCCACGCAGGATGCGGGCGCACAGATCGGGATCGGGGAGAAGCGTCGGCGCGGGGCGGAGCGAGGAACGGGCGGCCGCGGGGCTACCTTCCTGGGGGATTTGATTGGATTCCCGTGCGCCCTGCGGTGAATCGCTCGCACGGCAAGAGCTCACGGCTGGACTGCGACTGCTGCTGCTGCAGCAccgacttgtgtgtgtgtgtgtgagagagagaggggaggcggGGAGGGGGGTCACGAGGAACAGGGAGCGGCGCACGCTCGTGTGTGTGCGCGCGCGATGGTGAGGTGTCGCCGCGGACCGGGAGTTAAGCTGGTGCCGACGTGCCGTAGTGTGGGGGGACGTGGGGGTCACGGGCTCACGGCGGTGAGCGTGGTGGTGTGGTTTCTGGTGTGGTGCAGGCTGCTGCGCTGGGGTTGAGAGTTGGGACGGTGGGACTGCGGGCGTCCGGCACAGGCACCCAAGCAACGGGGACGGACTCAGGCAGCGCTCCGCTGTGCGGATTCCACtggaattttgggaaagatcttgCTCCCGGCAAGTGGCTGAAGCCCTGAGGCTGGCCGTCGCTCTCCGCTGGAAAATTCCGACGGCAACCACCGCCAGCCACCGGAATACCAGATGGGATAGGATTCGTTGGCTGGCAGCTGACCTGAGCACTAGAGCACAAACATCGCGTTCGCATCGCTGTGGGTGGCGTGGAAGCCAGGGAAACCTGATAGGGATCGGTCACTCTCTCGTCACCCAGGGGCCAGGGCAGGGAAGCAGTGCGCGCGCGCCTCGCGCTGAGCGAGCCTGTTGCCCGTGCGTGCCAGAGCCGTCCGTTCCCCGTTCCTCAACGCCGACGACGGGTCGGGCGGACCTCAGGTGCTTTGACTTTGCAGAACACTAGTGGGCAGAGGGAGGGATCTTAGGAACAAAGTGCCCGATTAAATAAACCTGGCTTGCTGTCAGAGCACCAACTGGTTGGACGAGATGAGTTGAGAAGTGCGAGCAAGCAGAACAGATCAGACGAGATGAGATGCGAACCAAGCAGGAGTATTCTACTCTGCCCGAGTGTCAGCACTCCGGACTACTAGGCACGAGGAATCTGGCAGCGCCGCCGCCCGAAACGAAACGAAACGAAACGACGTGGAAGGAACAGCAGCACCACCGACTGCACGAGGACGGACGGAGGACCTGCCAGTTGGGGAACTGCTCCGTGCTCCGCGTGTGCAGGCGACGCGAGGGGACAAGACAAAACATGGCGTCTCATTTGGAGATGGGGATCCGTGGAAACAAATGATTGGTTTTACGCTTTATTCGGGGCGTCATCGACGCAAACTTCGGGCTCAAGCGACTGCTCGAGGGCAAAGTGAACCTCCTTTTCCCGCAGGTAATCTAGTGCACCGCCATGGTCATGCGGCATGGCAAACTCTCGAATGCTCCCTAGCGCGGGATTCATTTTCCTTGCTTGCCGTTCCCGCTGTCTGACGCAAACGGGGAACGGCCTGGATATTTGGAGAGGAAAGCTTGGGGGCGTAACAATGACGGCTGAATCATCGAAGCGGAGAGAGAATGGGGACGGACCATGATGTCGATGAGTTGTTGCGCAAGCTCCAACTCAGTACGCTGTACGCGAGGGTGACTTGTTGAGGAAAGGGAACTCTTGCTGCAGGTCAAGTGGACAGCGGTGACGAAGCTACTGACAGCCAAGAGAAAATCTGTAGTTTCGACACCTAAGGCTAGTTTAGAAACCCAATTTTTTAAagtatttttatttttaaaaGAGAAATTAATTTATTTTTTCTTGGAAAATTGGAACCACTTGTGAAAACGGTGTTTCCAAACTAGCTCTAAACAAGTGGCTTTGCATAATTGTCACTCCAAATATCGCCTCGGTACACTTAACACCCACACCATTGACACCTTGATCTACTTGACATCTTGTCTATTTAATGTCCTGTTTTGTGATTATTGGTGAGCGTGAACGAATCAAAATCTGCTTGTCTCTGCTATTGTTTTGTTTCACTATTTTCAATTCTACTTATATACGATGAATAATAGTGAAAGAACCATCATATATGTTGCAGAAGGTGAGAATTACTATGGAGTAGTAAACTCCTCGGTTGCATTACTAAGCAACTCGAACAAATTAACTAATCGGTTAGTCTCCTATGCTTAAACATAACAGATTATCGAGCTTCAACCTTGTTCGTTCCCAATTCCAACAGTTGACTAAAGATGCAGCAGTGCATACCATTGCAAAGTAAATGGGTGTTTGGAATCTAGGGACTATTTTTTAGTCCCTttatttatactattttagtccctaaattactaTTTTAGATTCTGTATTTAGTAATTTAGAGACTACAATAAAATAAGTAgattaaaaattagtccctaaaaaTCAAACACATCCTAAAACTAACTTGATAACTGAGCACAAACCCAACTTAACCCAAAGAGATGCCAAGCTTCTTCCAGACCAGGCCTGAACCAAGTAAAATGATCTACTCCCTCCTCCGTCCAAGAATAGTATTCGTTTTAGGTtttgatttttatgtctatattcaaatattcaaatagatgatgatgaatctagataAATATGTAAAACACATGCATCGATACTTGAATGAATCCATTAATTACctaaaacaaattttaatttggAACAGAGAGTATCAATCTAGTATAGGCAGCAGGGACCAAGCTTTTCCCAGGCCAGGCCGTATTCATATATGCCTGCAAGTGAATCGAATCACAGGCAAACACTCAACATTGCAATGCAAGCAGACAAGCATGTCGCACATAATTTGCTTTGAAAAATGACTAAAATAGAAGTTCCAGCAAAACTACAGTTGACAACAACAAAATAAGTTGCTTTGGAATTAATCCATATACACAAGATAAGCTTTGCCAAAAAACTTTGGGGATTTAGAGTTCAAAATGACCAAAGTAGCGTGCCTGTTTTTTCTTTATAAATTTTGATATGGTAGAGACGTCGCCTTGAATGATTATCTGGCCATCTTCCATATAGATGGCACCATCTGCATATTTCAGCTCTTCCAACCGATGAGTCACCCATAATGCGGCGACCTCCCCATCGGCAGCCACAGAGTCCCTCACTGCATTTATCACGCCTATCTGCAGTTGCAGCAAATGGAGATTAGAGTGCAGAACTGTAACTAGCGTATATCACAACCAGTAAAATCACTTAAGAACACAGAAGTTTTTATTCGCCATAAAATGTTACGATGCAAGTTAGACAAAACTAACATAAGGCACGATGATAAGCTCCAACAAATGGGAAAGAAATTCATGAAATCAAAAAAATCAGAATATGGAGGAGATTCAAACCTGGTCATGTTCATCTAAGAATGTGGTCAGTTCGTCCAGCAGTAATACTTTGGATGCTTCAGCTAACGCACCAGCAATTGCAACTCTCTGTTTCTGCCCACCACTCAGAGTTTGGATTGGCCTCTGTTTGAATGAAGGGTTATTAACATTGTGAAGACTTTAGATTATGATCCAAAAGCTGGAATTTAGAAGCCTACCTGAGAGTAGCTCAACATCCCAACGGCATCCAAAGATTTTGATACCCTTAACCTGACCTCATCTAACGGAAGTTTGAGCTTACCGAGACCAAATGCTACATCAGATCCCACTGTAGGCATCACAACCTGCATCCAAAGGACACAACTAAGAAAATCACAGTCGTTCTTCCATATAAAGACATGGTATAAAGACTTGGGCACATGAACAGTCTGGGGTTGCAGTTATTGGCTTGACCGCCATGTGGAAGCTTTCGTACACGCTATAACTTGTTTGATTCCAATGTGTTCATTTGAGTATTGAGTTGTCAACATAAATGTTTTGTCAAAACTAAAAAAATGAAGATCATAAAGTTCATGGTTTAGCAGACAATAAGTTAGATTTGATTCAACAAGACTCCTATAAATGTTATGTCCccaacaaataagggtactaaggAACAACTAGACCACAAGTGATGGCACCTTTTCTCTAGCATGGTACAAGAATATTATAATCAGATTGCATGACTCACCTAAAACTATGCTCCGAATGCATTTAAGTGGATATTGTATGAATTGGAGCACTAGCAGGGTATGCATGGAAAAGTTTTTGTGACAAATTGTCCATGCCTAATGACATATCTCATATACCGAGCCACATGATTAAATGTATAATCACAAGCATCAATTTATATCATTTAACCAAATACATTATTTACTTGTCCAATACAAAGTAAAATAGCCAATAGATGCTGAGTTTAACACATAAGCTGATACAGGTAACACTGAAACTGAACTCAATAGATGCTATGTGAGTTAATTGTGTTGGCATACTAGTATACTACAGATTCCACTTAAAATCTATTGTGAGACCTGACAACAGACCAGTTAGAGAACTATTAAAGAAAGAGAAGTTTTACCACCTGGTGATCAGGATTTTGGAAGACATAGCTGCATGGTCTGTTTATATACACTGtaccggccgttggattctgaaaACCTGCTAAAACCTAAAAAACACGGCGTTGACATTTATTCCCAGTGACAGTGATAAGAAATGGACAAATAAATTCTCAAAGTTTTGTTACCTAGTAATCAGAAATGAGCACAATGCATGTAGCTAACAACTTTACAAGCATAAGTAGATAAAACCAATTCATGTTTGTTTCTTCCACATGAATGTAACAGCCACTAGATCTTTTTTATAATTAACAGAAACTATATTCTGGTCCAAAAACAATGGGTGCAAATTAACTCTGTGTACTGCCATTTGTACTCCAGGACTCAACCCTTTATTGCTTTGTGATGATGCACCATACCTCAAAAGAGATGCAGAATTGACATTTGTGACATCTGTAACAAAGGTTTTATTAGATTTTCTTATTGGCTTTTAATGTGGACTTTCTATAGAAAATGATATGCACATTCACAAGTTATCGAAACCTTTCCTGAGAATTTTGGGTCCCCAAAACGGTACAACGACTTGTCTGAACATTTTCATGAAGTTCAACTACCCATTCTCCCCAAAAAACTGTACTCGCGACTCACGAGGTTGATGGGCTGGATCTTGATTCTATCCATACCGCATCCTACTTACATTTCCAATCGAAAAAAAACCAAACAATGTCAGACATAATTGACAGTATCTGCCAGTCTACCTCATATCTACCAAGTGAATTAGCCACTACACAGCAGAAAACTATTTTCTACGTTTCAAAATTGGCGGAAACAGGGTGCATTCCACGTTTTACTATTGAATGAAGATAACAGATGTGCTAAACCAATCTCTTAAGGCAATCACCAGTCTCATAAATTCAGTTCCAATTTCAATTCTCAGGCCTGCACGAATGAAGTGGGAGTGAAAAACACGAGATGTTGCCTTCTCGACCTACTCCTAGTTCAGAGGAAGAACCTTGAGCAGCGTGGACTTGCCGCAGCCGTTGGGGCCGAGGAGCATCCAGAGCTGCCCGGGCGGGACAAGGAGGGAGCATCCCTTAAGCACCGGCAACACCCTGCCCCGCCGCGTGGTCACCGAGAGGCTGACGTCACGACCCTCGATGGCGGGCGCGGGTGGAGGAGGGAAGGTCGAGGAGCATATCCGTAAGCTTCGACGAGGGGGAGCGACCAGGGTGCGATGAATGGTGGCAGAGGACGACGACACGGAGGGACCGCAGCGGAGGGAGCCGAAGCCGACGGCGAGGCCGTGCGTCATTTCGGCGAGCTAAGAAGAGCAGTAGGAGTTTCTGGGCCGGTGCTCTACATGGATAGGTCATAGGTGTCGGCCATGCTTCCAGCAAATAGACCGATCTGTCATGGCTTTCGTTCACGGATGGGCCGGGCCGATGATGGCTTTCCTGATGTGGGAATTTCTTCCCGCGTCGTTCCTGGTGTACTTACGAACGAAAAATCTAAAAAATATATGCTCATTTGAATTTGTACCGTCCCATTCCGCATACCGTTTTTACCTATACATTTTTG of Zea mays cultivar B73 chromosome 8, Zm-B73-REFERENCE-NAM-5.0, whole genome shotgun sequence contains these proteins:
- the LOC100284740 gene encoding F-box domain containing protein produces the protein MEAAPRRQQQQQEEEEEGCPCGGPEAADHFERLHDAVLLDVLNRIGDVKALGRCALVSRRFHALVPLVDSVFVRVDCVIPDDPPSSSSAGAAPGSPPHQAPAPTARGRGALARVARALLGGVARPIHALGQILSSAAATVSRRSEPLPASPPPAPVADVSHHSPSEVLRSFRELRRLHIELPTGELGIDDGVLLKWKADFGSTLGSCVILGASSVSSKSPAGSAQAETAAADSAAAAPDTGRETEEPGSLPDSLYTNGGLKLRVVWTISSLIAASARHYLLHPIICNHGTLESLDLTDADGQGVLTMDKRQLQELRVRPVSPSGSSHRTLMPALSMRLHYAPLIELPGGTLLKGATLVAIRPSEDALREGQGVAGPAGTCWISEAFEEPYRTAAKVLLKRRAYCLEMNSF
- the LOC100285781 gene encoding ABC transporter I family member 10 isoform 1 (isoform 1 is encoded by transcript variant 1) produces the protein MTHGLAVGFGSLRCGPSVSSSSATIHRTLVAPPRRSLRICSSTFPPPPAPAIEGRDVSLSVTTRRGRVLPVLKGCSLLVPPGQLWMLLGPNGCGKSTLLKVLAGFQNPTAGTVYINRPCSYVFQNPDHQVVMPTVGSDVAFGLGKLKLPLDEVRLRVSKSLDAVGMLSYSQRPIQTLSGGQKQRVAIAGALAEASKVLLLDELTTFLDEHDQIGVINAVRDSVAADGEVAALWVTHRLEELKYADGAIYMEDGQIIIQGDVSTISKFIKKKQARYFGHFEL
- the LOC100285781 gene encoding ABC transporter I family member 10 isoform 2 (isoform 2 is encoded by transcript variant 2) — protein: MTHGLAVGFGSLRCGPSVSSSSATIHRTLVAPPRRSLRICSSTFPPPPAPAIEGRDVSLSVTTRRGRVLPVLKGCSLLVPPGQLWMLLGPNGCGKSTLLKVVMPTVGSDVAFGLGKLKLPLDEVRLRVSKSLDAVGMLSYSQRPIQTLSGGQKQRVAIAGALAEASKVLLLDELTTFLDEHDQIGVINAVRDSVAADGEVAALWVTHRLEELKYADGAIYMEDGQIIIQGDVSTISKFIKKKQARYFGHFEL